Proteins from one Apis cerana isolate GH-2021 linkage group LG11, AcerK_1.0, whole genome shotgun sequence genomic window:
- the LOC107998491 gene encoding breast cancer type 2 susceptibility protein yields MNNNNRNDGLLCGFTTASGSSINVTEKALSKAKKFFNKELEEIDNYEETFKNENDINVSNVQSSNVGFQTANGRNINVTNEALLKAQVLFQEEISENLENTFTFSKSLQKRKIKDLDENISLNKQIKSNQFKKLRFSNELQNSKIIYKNTINIEEETQNTSSKIISNCNNNKLIDNIDITESTRKNNEILNNSFISNEIAASAVALLADEKDLDFSETWKSPKEIKNNEKFINVPSSPVIGGRFISKKRKNIHKRKSINKVDKSIYINDLEKLNDTCTNLNQCINEENKYLIEKEKLINIGNKTKSTINNDFGDTQLMIDFINQSVTILEKRLEAASKQDNEISLKQKNKPKPTISKLYFHRKNNAKNRISWKQLSKGKNPVLCTHEELNNKKLPLEILDITSNNALMYKFRCIDFYGENIVQNNIDGIKLEDGAYLILDENGNAGITEIKRCFLACPGVDPNLLSSGWVENHYKWIVWKLASIDRIKLGSVMLPKMLTPTRVVMELKYRYDREIDRSERSALKKILEKDDVATKRMVLCVSSIIECDDSAINKSPNQYKMLSKKLILTDGWYSIQALIDEAMNKYIMSGKIKEGTKLLTYGSELLNCAQGCSPLEIPENVYLKLHTNSTRRARWDVKLGYMISQGPICIKLKSIFPNGGLIGKIKVIIARVYPMLYHEKTSTGESIFRNIRCEEKANIIYEKKCRSMIETFYAKAEKYFYTGKNKNDLNTDIDLAAIEWNENCDGLSKKEFLSEQEIEQIKNDCRLKKEKFKQELESRLQESLPPSRQVTPVLKIRVIEEETSAILSVWSPSEEVLDILKEGNYVSVSTVMPSAKRGNELQLTTNRNTLFRRINDVNINFFQRIYTALYDINKPIFTPAYGEFDTVGIVTSIGNEPYGMKNFQAVYLAYPHMDSQSSYLSILFWHGIFFYGYTEILTVGSFVACSNLEWRRATTWDIPMAYCTERSTFTRNPRHNHLQKPFENLKHLIKDVNIYIDTCAKEISEKIQKKPMTRISDKFILDANNLEKIAPGENINSNKQFNDHACQEFLKRNLLNDQPAKSIAIQKRLEKLQHYGEPCTLSPIVLNNSSKRVSLEFKSPISRNEKSTKAHISLNAKFEQNSR; encoded by the exons atgaataataataacagaaatGATGGATTATTATGTGGTTTCACTACAGCTAGTGGTAGCTCGATTAATGTAACCGAGAAAGCTTTatcaaaagcaaaaaaatttttcaataaagaacTTGAAGAAATTGACAATTATGAAGAaacattcaaaaatgaaaatgatattaatgtaTCTAATGTACAATCATCAAATGTTGGATTTCAAACTGCAAATGGTCGAAATATTAATGTGACCAATGAAGCATTATTAAAAGCACAAGTATTATTTCAAGAAGAAATTTccgaaaatcttgaaaatacttttactttttctaaatcattacagaaacgaaaaattaaagatttagatgaaaatatatcgctAAACAagcaaataaaatctaatcaatttaaaaaattacgatttagTAATGAActccaaaattcaaaaattatttataagaatacaataaatattgaagagGAAACTCAAAATAcatcttcaaaaataatttcaaattgtaataacaataaattaattgacaatattgatataactgaatcaacaagaaaaaataatgaaatattaaataattctttcatttcaaatgaaattgcaGCTAGTGCAGTTGCACTTTTAGCTGATGaaaaagatttagatttttcagAAACATGGAAATCtcctaaagaaataaaaaataatgaaaaatttataaatgttccaTCTAGTCCTGTAATAGGAGGacgatttatttctaaaaaacgaaaaaatatacataaaagaaaaagtataaataaagtagacaaatctatttatataaatgatttagaaaaattaaatgatacttgtacaaatttaaatcaatgtataaacgaagaaaataaatatttaatagaaaaggaaaaattaataaatataggaaACAAGACTAAATctacaattaataatgattttggtGATACTCAATTAAtgatagattttataaatcaatctgTAACTATATTAGAGAAACGTTTAGAAGCTGCTTCAAAACAA gataatgaaattagtttaaaacaaaaaaataaacctAAACCAAcaattagtaaattatattttcatagaaaaaataatgccAAAAATCGTATATCTTGGAAACAACTTAGCAAAGGAAAAAATCCTGTTTTATGTACACACGAAGAG cttaataacaaaaaattgccACTTGAAATTTTGGACATAACATCTAATAATGCATTAATGTATAAGTTTCGATGTATAGATTTTTATGG ggAAAATATTgtgcaaaataatattgatggtATAAAATTGGAAGATGGAGCATATTTGATTTTGGATGAAAATGGTAATGCAGGAATaacagaaattaaaagatgttTTTTGGCATGTCCAGGTGTAGATCCTAATTTACTTTCATCTGGATGGGtagaaaatcattataaatggaTTGTATGGAAATTAGCATcaatagatagaataaaattgggTTCTGTTATGTTACCaaa aatgttaACTCCTACTAGAGTGgtaatggaattaaaatatcgcTATGATAGAGAAATTGATAGATCTGAAAGAtcagctttaaaaaaaattttggaaaaagatGATGTTGCAACAAAACGAATGGTTCTATGTGTGTCATCTATTATTgag TGTGATGATTCtgctataaataaaagtcctaatcaatataaaatgttatccaaaaaattgatattaacagATGGGTGGTATAGTATTCAAGCTTTAATTGATGAagcaatgaataaatatataatgtctggtaaaataaaagaaggaacgaaattattaacatatggATCCGAATTGTTAAACTGTGCTCAAGGATGTTCACCTTtagaa attccagaaaatgtatatttaaaacttcatACAAATTCAACAAGAAGAGCAAGATGGGATGTGAAATTGGGATATATGATATCCCAAGGACCAAtatgcattaaattaaaatcgatttttccaaATGGCggtttaattggaaaaattaaagttataattgCAAGAGTATATCCAATGTTATATCACGAGAAAACTTCGACTGGAGAATCTA tttttcgaaatattagatGTGAAGAAAAAGCTAATattatctatgaaaaaaaatgtcgtTCAATGATAGAAACATTTTATGCTAAagcggaaaaatatttttataccggaaaaaataaaaatgatttaaatacgGATATTGATTTAGCAGCAATTGAATGGAATGAAAATTGCGATGGATTATCTAAAAag gaATTTCTTTCAGAACAAGAAATTgagcaaataaaaaatgattgtcgtttgaaaaaagaaaaatttaaacaagaatTAGAATCTAGATTACAAGAAAGTTTACCTCCGTCACGACAAGTTACACCTGTTTTGAAAATTCGCGTGATTGAAGAAGAAACAAGTGCTATTCTTTCAGTTTGGTCTCCTAGCGAAGAGGTTTTAGATATTctaaaagaaggaaattatGTATCAGTTTCTACTGTTATGCCCTCAGCAAAaag aGGTAATGAGTTGCAACTGACTACAAATCGAAATACATTATTCCGCCGAATAAATGatgtcaatataaatttttttcaaagaatatatacagcattatatgatataaataagcCAATTTTTACTCCAGCTTATGGAGAATTTGATACAGTAGGAATTGTTACTTCTATTGGAAATGAACCTTAT ggtatgaaaaattttcaagctgTATATTTGGCATATCCACATATGGATTCTCAATcttcatatttatcaatattgttttggcatggaatatttttttatggatataCAGAAATATTGACTGTAGGATCTTTTGTTGCCTGTAGTAATTTAGAATGGCGTCGTGCTACGACATGGGATATACCAATGGCATATTGTACAGAACGAAGTACTTTCACGCGCAATCCTCGACACAATCATCTTCAAAaaccttttgaaaatttaaaacactTAATAAAG gatgtcaatatatatatagatacctgtgcaaaagaaatttcagagaagatacaaaaaaaaccAATGACAAGAATTTCAGATAAATTTATACTGGATGcaaataatcttgaaaaaattgcaccaggagaaaatattaattctaataaacaaTTCAATGATCATGCTTGTCaagaatttctaaaaagaaatttattgaacGATCAACCAGCAAAATCTATCGCTATACAAAAAAGACTTGAAAAATTACAACATTATGGTGAACCATGTACTTTATCTCCAATTGTACTTAATAATAGCTCCAAACGAGTATCATTAGAATTCAAATCTCCTATAtctagaaatgaaaaatctacaaaagctcatatatcattaaatgcTAAATTTGAGCAAAATTCGAGatga